GCCCCCTCTTTTTTCACACAAGTATGACACCTCTACTTATTTTTTTGAAGATGGGGTTTACTTGACGCTTACATTGCAATGCGCTGTAACCAATGTGTTGCCCTTCGTGTATGCTTCCTAAGCTTTTTGAATTTTCTTGTTGCCCATCTTGCCAGAATCCGATCAAAATGTCGGAAAACAGGGTATAGTGCCGATTTGTTGTAGCTACTGTAGTAGTTTATCCATCCACGTAATACTGCATCAAACATCCTGCCAAGGTCTTCCAGAGATTTGTCGCTACGTAACTGTATGTTCCAGCTTCTTATTGTTTGCCGAATTGCTTTCGCAGCTTTATTACTTATTGCCGGCGTGAAGTTAATGAAGTGTTTACCTCTATAACTCTTTGAACGCCTTGGTCTAAAAGTAAAACCCAGAAAATCAAAGTGTTCGTTGTGGTATCTTCCGTTCCTATCATCATCCTTACAGTAGACAATCTTTGTCTTTTCGGGATGAAGTTCAAGCCCGCATTGCGCAAAACGCTGATTAAGTCTCTCCAGTAACCATTTTGCTTGCTTTTCACTCTTACAGTGGCAAATCACATCATCGGCATAACGTTCAAAGGGGATAGTTAGTTGATGCTTTTGCATCCATCTATCAAATGCATAATGTAGAAAGAGGTTTGCCAACAACGGACTTATTACTCCACCTTGAGGGGTTCCCTTGTCTCTGGCCGTTATTGTACCATCCGGTAGTTGCACCGGTGCTTTAAGCCACCGTTGAACATACAGCAGTATCCACTTGGATTCGGTATGTTTATGCACCGCTCGCATCATAAGTTCATGATCAATGTTATCAAAGAACCCTTTGATATCTATATCCAGCACCCAGTCATACTCCCAGCATCGCTTCCGTGCAGTACCTACTGCATCTACCGCTGATTTTCCCGGTCTGTATCCATACGAGTCAGGATGAAATTGCTTCTCTATCTCAGGTTCTAAATACTGTTTGACCACCATTTGTGCTATACGGTCTGTTACTGTTGGGATTCCCAATGGTCGTATCATACCATCTCCTTTGGGTATCTCAACCCTACGCACTGGTTGTGGAAAGTAACTACCTGAGGACATTCTGTTGTAGAGCTTGTACAGATTATTTTTCAAATCCCCCTCAAACTCCTCAATAGTTCTGCCATCCACTCCAGCAGCTCCTCCATTGGCTTTTACCCGTTTAAAGGCTTCGACTACAACTTTCTTAGAAATTTCAAATGGCTTTGCTTTACTCATAAGGTTCCTCCCATTTCTGGTTGTCCTAATTAATAAAGCGGATAATGCAGCCCCTTTGCTCCAATTCCATTACAGAATCTTCAACACTACTACAGGCTGCTCCGTCCCTGTTTCATGCATTGGTACTCTCACGCTTATGGGTCCTCCACTTGCGTTTCTCCCTTATCATCATGTACAGGTTCCCACGTTCCACTCAAAAGCCTAAATCACGTTCACGCCACCTTTATGCCGGATGCCATCTGAACAGTTGTCAGGTTGCCTTCAGACTTATCCCAGATTAACGACTACCCCCTGGTTTTGACATCATCCATACGCTTTCGACACCTCATCAGTGGTTAACTTACGCTCGTCTCCATGATTCATACCTGACAGGTTTTCCCTGCCTTTTCCCTAACGCTCACGACCATAGATTTTGACTACAGCCGCTTAAGGTGGTTTGGAGCCTGCTCCTGAAAACCGACTCCGAGGGGCCTTCCCTCATCTTTCGTGCAGCTTCGTGGCGCACAATCATCAGCATATCTCACAAAATTTAACTTATGGGGATTTTTTAAGATGTGGCCGTTGTTACTGTACTTTACTTTCCCGAATTTGTGTATCTCCCTTTCCATTCCATCCAAAGTCAGATTTGCCAGCACCGGACTAATTATCCCGCCTTGTGGCGTCCCATTGTCAGTTGTGTAGAGATTTTTACCTTTAATGTACCCACACCGAAGCCATTTGCTGAGGATTCCTTTGTCCATAGGGATATTTTTCTTTAGCCATTCATGGCTGATATTGTCAAAGCACCCCTTGATGTCGCCCTCCAGTACCCATTGAGCTGAATCTGCTCTTGATAAGACAGTCTGACACTGCGCTATTGCGTCCGCAGTAGCTCTTTTGCGTCTGAACCCGTAGGAGTTCTTGTCTGCTCTGCACTCAGCTACGGGGTCTAACGCCATAAGATACAGCGCTTGCATTGCCCTGTCTTTCATTGTGGGGATACTCAGCGGTCTCATCTTGCCATTAGATTTAGGGATTTCTACTCTTCTTAGCGGCTGGGGGGTATATCCTTTTGAGGTTAGTGATTCCACTGCTTGCATTTTGGCCGT
The nucleotide sequence above comes from Nitrospirae bacterium YQR-1. Encoded proteins:
- the ltrA gene encoding group II intron reverse transcriptase/maturase, which encodes MSKAKPFEISKKVVVEAFKRVKANGGAAGVDGRTIEEFEGDLKNNLYKLYNRMSSGSYFPQPVRRVEIPKGDGMIRPLGIPTVTDRIAQMVVKQYLEPEIEKQFHPDSYGYRPGKSAVDAVGTARKRCWEYDWVLDIDIKGFFDNIDHELMMRAVHKHTESKWILLYVQRWLKAPVQLPDGTITARDKGTPQGGVISPLLANLFLHYAFDRWMQKHQLTIPFERYADDVICHCKSEKQAKWLLERLNQRFAQCGLELHPEKTKIVYCKDDDRNGRYHNEHFDFLGFTFRPRRSKSYRGKHFINFTPAISNKAAKAIRQTIRSWNIQLRSDKSLEDLGRMFDAVLRGWINYYSSYNKSALYPVFRHFDRILARWATRKFKKLRKHTRRATHWLQRIAM